The Luteibacter flocculans genomic interval CCGGGCAGCGCCCCCTACGCCGCGATGAAGGGTGCCGTGGAGGTGCTCACGCGTTATCTGGCGAAGGAACTCGGGCCACGGCGCATCACGGCCAACTGCGTCGCGCCGGGCGCGATCGAAACGGATTTCAGTGGCGGCATGGTGCGGGACAATCCCGACGTGAATCGGAGGGTGGCCGAGTTCACCGCGCTCGGTCGCGCCGGTGTGCCGGACGATATCGGCCCCATGATTGCGTCGCTTCTTTCGGACGATAACCGCTGGGTCAATGGTCAGCGCATCGAGGCTTCGGGCGGCATGTTGCTGTAGCAGGGTGGTTCGTTTGCGGGTCACTCGCGCCAGGTGCGAGTCGCGTCGTCCGGAACGTCGACGCGACTCACGCAGCGGTGCATGTCCGCGGACCACGCTCCGCCGCTGTCCAGGCAGGCGTCCACATCGGCCAGTTCCAGCGCGAGACCGCGCGGATCAGGTGCTTTCGGATGGAAGTGCTGGCACGAAGCGAGGGACGCAATGGCGATGCCAAACACCGTGGTCAGGCGTGCAGCCCACCAGTGATGGCGATGCGAAGGGTGGACAGGTGCGGATCGAACTCTTGCCATGCGCCGCTCCGGAAGACGAAGCAGGCCAGCCTAGGTAGTCCGACACGATGCGGACATCGAATAATTCTGAAAAGCGGGCAGGGCATCCCGGCGTGGGACGTGCGTCACAATCGCAGCGGGGCGCGTAGGGCGCCGCTCAGGCCTTGCGCACCCGCATCATCGTGATGATGCCGACGCCCACCAGGATGATCGCCATGCCGGTCAAATCGAAGACGCCGACGTGTTCTCCGGCGAGCGCGACACCGAACAGCACGGCGACGGGCGGATTCACGTAGGCATAGCTGGTGGCGAGCGCCGGTCGCACCGTTTTCAGCACGTAGAGGTAGGCACTGAACGCGATGATCGAGCCGAACACCACCAGATAGGCGAGAGCGGCCGTCGCGCCGACCTGCGGATGCGACGGAAAGCGCTCGCCCGTCAGCAGCGCAATGATCGCGAGCGACACCGAGGCGCAGAGCATTTGCGCAGCGGTGTTCATCGGGCCCTTCGGCATATCCTGGCGCTTCGACCACACCGAGCCGAAGGCCCAGCACATCGCGGCACAGATCAGCGCGATGGCGCCCAGCGGCGAACCGGACAAGCCGGCGCCAAGGTTCAGCACGACCACGCCGACGAAGCCGAGCAGAAGTCCGGCGGTTTCCCCGCGCGTGGGCCATTCCCTGTACATGCCGCCGAACAGCGCGGCGAACAGCGGCATGCTCGCCACGGCGACCGCGGCGATGCCGGAACTGACCGATTGCTCGGCGAAACAGACCAGCCCATTGCCGCCCGCGAGCAGCAGCGTGCCGACGATCGCCGCGTTCTTCCACTGGCGCGCGGTCGGGAGCGCGGCACCGCGCAGGCGCAGCACGGCAAACAGCAGCACCCCGGCGATCGCGAAGCGGATCGCGGCGAGCAGGAAGGGTGGGTAGCTCACCAGCGCATAGCGGATCGCAAGGTACGTGGAACCCCAGATCACGTAGAGCGCAAACAGCGACAACGGCACCATCCAGCGCGGGTCGGCGACCATCGAAGCAGCGGTCGGGCGGGTAACGGTGGCGTCTGACATAAGGATCCGGATGCGTCGGCACCGAGGGGGAATCGGCGCGAAGGCCGCAAGATATCGCTGGCGTGCGCAGGGCGCCAGCGAAACATTCAACGGTCAGGCTTGAGTCGCTTTCATGGCTCGCTCGGTGGCGAGCAACTGCTGCTTGATGTCCACGCCCCAGCGCCAGCCGCCGAGGCTGCCGTCTTCGCGAATGATCCGATGACACGGCACGAGCAGCGCCAGCCGATTGCTGCCGCAGGCGCGGCCGATGGCCCGTGCGGCGCCGGGCACGCCGAGGATGGAGGCCAGTTCGCCGTAGCTCAGGGTTTCGCCGCGTGGGATGCGCGTCAGCGCGTCCCATACGCGCCATTGGAAGGCGGTCGCAGCGACGTCGAGTGGCGGCATGGCCGGTGCCTCGCCGTTGCTCCAGCCCAGGTCGCTTGCCACGCGCGCGATCACCGCGTCGAGCCACTCCTCGCGGCCCGCGTCGACACGCTCGCGTTCGGCGAGCGGGAATTCCGCGGCCAGCCGGGCTTCCAATGCCGCATCGTCTTCGCCGAGCGTGACCGAGCAGATGCCCTTGGCCGTCGTCGCGACCAACAACTGGCCGAGCGGGGTATGCGTGGTGGTGTAGCGGATCGAAGCGCCCGCTCCGCCAGCGCGGTAGCTGGCCGGCGTCATGCCCAGGCGGCGATCGCTTTCCTCGTAAACCCGGCTGCCGGAACCGAAGCCGGCCTCATAGACCGCGTCGGTGACCGCCGCACCGTCGCGCAGCGCTGTGCGCAACTGGCCGAATCGGCGGGCGCGGGCGTATTCCGCCGGGCTGACGCCGTAGCGACGACGAAACGCGCGCTGCAGGTGTGTGGGGCTGAGCCCGGCGATGGCGGCGAGGCTGGCGAGGTCGGTGGCGCCGTCATCGCGCTCCAGCGCGGCGCGGACGCGTTCGAGCGGATCGGTTGTGGCGGGGCGCATGGCAAGAGCCTGGTTGGGCATGGTGGCCTCCTTCGTCAGGAAGCCAGCTTAGGCGGGGCGTCGCCCGGCCTCTATCCGCTTCTTGCGGCGCCTCAGCGGTGGGCCGGCTGCCGCTGATGGATCACCACGAATTCGCCTTCGAGCACGTTCGGATCTTGGGCAGGCGTGGGGCGTGCCGAGCCCTCGACGGGGCCGCGCGTGATCTTCCACTGGCGCACCGCCAGGAAGACCAGGCCGCCAACGAATAGCACACCGAGCACGACCACACCGAACACCAGCAGCATGGCGACCGCAGCAAGACCCAGCACCAACGAGAGGGCGCGGACGAGCGGGTTACGAGAGCGGCGGATGGGCGGGAAGACGAAGCGCATTGGTTAAAAATCCGTATGGCACAATGACATGCGTGCGAGCCTCTTTACCTTGGGGCATCCCATCCTCATAGACAAGTGCCATGACTACTACCGCCGACACCGCTCCCCTCTGCCTGCTGGCGGACATTCCCGACGGCGGCGCCGTCGAAATCCAGACCCTCGTGGACGGGGAAAACGAGTCCTTGCTGGTCTATCGCCACGGCGACGAGGCGCGGGCCTATTACAACGTCTGCCCCCATGCGGGGCGTCGGCTGGACTATGCGCCCGGTAAGTTCCTCGTCCGCAGCGGATCGATCATCTGCGCCGCCCACGGCGCGACCTTCCAGGCGGATTCGGGGCTATGCCTGCAGGGGCCTTGCCGCGGTGAGAGCCTGCGCGCGGTGCCGGTGATCGTCACGGACGGCGCCGTGCGCTTGGGCGCGCGCGCCTAGCGGTACATCAGGTTGATGGTGACCAGCGTCAGCACAAGGATCAACAGCGTCAACGGCAGGCCCACGCGAAGGAAGTCCTTCGTGCGATAACCGCCGGGACCGGCCACCATCATGAGCGCGGGGTGGCCCGAGGGCAGCAGGAACGTGTTGGACGACGAGACCGCCACGATCAACGCGTAGGCGGACGGATTGCCGCCCGTGCTTACGGCGACGCTGATCGCGATCGGCACCATCATCACGGTGGCGCCGACGTTCGACATCACCTGGGAGAACATCAGGGTCAGCACGGCGATCGACAGCTGCAGGGTCCATTGCGGCGCGTGGCCGAGGATCGCCAGGACCTCCTGGGCGATCCACGAGGCGGTG includes:
- the yedA gene encoding drug/metabolite exporter YedA codes for the protein MSDATVTRPTAASMVADPRWMVPLSLFALYVIWGSTYLAIRYALVSYPPFLLAAIRFAIAGVLLFAVLRLRGAALPTARQWKNAAIVGTLLLAGGNGLVCFAEQSVSSGIAAVAVASMPLFAALFGGMYREWPTRGETAGLLLGFVGVVVLNLGAGLSGSPLGAIALICAAMCWAFGSVWSKRQDMPKGPMNTAAQMLCASVSLAIIALLTGERFPSHPQVGATAALAYLVVFGSIIAFSAYLYVLKTVRPALATSYAYVNPPVAVLFGVALAGEHVGVFDLTGMAIILVGVGIITMMRVRKA
- a CDS encoding methylated-DNA--[protein]-cysteine S-methyltransferase, with the translated sequence MPNQALAMRPATTDPLERVRAALERDDGATDLASLAAIAGLSPTHLQRAFRRRYGVSPAEYARARRFGQLRTALRDGAAVTDAVYEAGFGSGSRVYEESDRRLGMTPASYRAGGAGASIRYTTTHTPLGQLLVATTAKGICSVTLGEDDAALEARLAAEFPLAERERVDAGREEWLDAVIARVASDLGWSNGEAPAMPPLDVAATAFQWRVWDALTRIPRGETLSYGELASILGVPGAARAIGRACGSNRLALLVPCHRIIREDGSLGGWRWGVDIKQQLLATERAMKATQA
- a CDS encoding Rieske (2Fe-2S) protein, whose amino-acid sequence is MTTTADTAPLCLLADIPDGGAVEIQTLVDGENESLLVYRHGDEARAYYNVCPHAGRRLDYAPGKFLVRSGSIICAAHGATFQADSGLCLQGPCRGESLRAVPVIVTDGAVRLGARA